A window from Cytophagales bacterium encodes these proteins:
- a CDS encoding tetratricopeptide repeat protein — protein MKNPIINIFNKNALRILGFYLVGGWGIVEFLNFIVDHYMLSGYLIDVSLATLLSMFPTVLIIAFYQGKEGKNKWTRLGKIGIPVNITATIVFLFLLFHDKELGATTTTITVEDEEGKKIERVIPKSEFRKKAVIFFFDNETGDPKLDWIQYGIAGGLEADLSQDIFLDITTPYDFSSEIKEAGFALGVGLPLTLERKIADKHHYNYFVSGKFSKQDGEFLVTTFLYETKRAKLIAENTFNGKEMFNLIDEISVQIKRDLKIPARHIEEVRDLPVSEIVTNSIPAIRLFIVGVHALSFDNDWKQGMEYLERSVKEDPSFASAYHVLFEIYWLSNMSEKREQTMELLMKYLYKLPENVQYKVKAVYHALKGNPEKQLAILKMWSDLYPDDIGPHEKLAHNYWRKTQYDKTISEYKQILALDPELYYCISKIGHLYKQKGEYETALKYYEQYAELFPDEYKSFATIGDLYLTMGDYPRAKSFYDKAIAIEPGEISNMLRLAKIEYRTGDFGIAFEQYEDALKVCKTPEDRESVYERFCDLYYLRGQMSKALEYLHLWFDEKEKIDAPLQVLAYKLFHLDAYIKAGKKEDALRIIQTIESQLQPPYDKFISLGYLIIYLELGDTVKAEKALDEFEQAYQTGKLPFLSIYGLMVYRGRINEMKGKNEEAILNYRDELKQRPTSIEVNINIGRCHRNLKQLKKAEEALKNCIKVLPFKPEAQYEIALVYADMGDREKALEHLKIALDIWKDADAVYKPAQEAKEKLVEWGG, from the coding sequence ATGAAGAATCCAATAATAAACATCTTTAATAAAAATGCCCTGCGGATCCTTGGTTTTTATCTTGTAGGTGGTTGGGGTATTGTTGAATTTTTAAATTTCATAGTAGATCACTATATGCTTTCTGGATATCTGATAGATGTAAGTTTGGCAACTTTGTTATCCATGTTCCCAACTGTATTGATCATTGCATTTTATCAGGGTAAAGAAGGTAAAAATAAATGGACCAGGCTTGGTAAAATAGGCATACCGGTGAATATTACTGCCACTATTGTGTTCCTTTTTCTTCTTTTTCATGATAAAGAGCTTGGAGCAACTACAACAACCATAACCGTAGAGGATGAAGAAGGGAAAAAGATTGAACGGGTGATCCCTAAGAGTGAATTTCGTAAAAAGGCAGTCATATTTTTCTTTGATAATGAAACTGGTGATCCTAAATTGGACTGGATTCAGTATGGAATTGCCGGTGGATTGGAGGCGGATTTATCCCAGGATATATTTCTTGACATAACTACTCCCTACGACTTTTCTTCAGAAATAAAGGAAGCAGGATTCGCGTTAGGTGTTGGCTTGCCTTTAACATTAGAAAGAAAAATAGCAGATAAGCATCATTATAACTATTTCGTTTCGGGTAAATTTTCAAAACAGGATGGGGAGTTTTTGGTAACGACATTTCTCTACGAAACAAAACGAGCAAAACTTATCGCTGAGAATACCTTTAATGGAAAAGAGATGTTCAATTTAATAGATGAAATTTCTGTTCAGATTAAGCGTGATCTGAAAATACCAGCACGCCATATAGAAGAAGTGCGTGACCTGCCGGTTTCAGAGATAGTTACTAATTCAATCCCTGCTATCAGGTTGTTCATTGTCGGGGTGCATGCATTATCGTTTGATAATGACTGGAAGCAAGGGATGGAATATCTTGAGAGATCTGTTAAGGAAGATCCATCTTTTGCCTCTGCATACCATGTTCTATTTGAAATCTATTGGTTGTCAAACATGAGTGAGAAAAGGGAACAGACAATGGAGTTGCTGATGAAGTACCTGTATAAATTACCTGAGAATGTACAATATAAAGTGAAAGCTGTGTATCACGCTTTAAAAGGAAATCCTGAAAAACAATTGGCAATATTGAAAATGTGGTCTGATCTGTATCCTGATGATATTGGCCCTCACGAAAAACTTGCCCATAATTATTGGAGGAAAACTCAATATGACAAAACCATCTCAGAATATAAGCAGATCTTAGCGCTTGATCCGGAACTATATTATTGCATTAGCAAAATTGGCCATCTCTATAAACAAAAAGGCGAGTATGAAACAGCTTTGAAATACTACGAACAGTATGCTGAGCTGTTCCCTGATGAATATAAATCCTTTGCTACAATAGGGGATTTATATTTAACAATGGGAGATTATCCCCGGGCGAAGTCCTTTTATGATAAAGCGATTGCTATAGAGCCTGGAGAAATTTCCAATATGTTAAGATTAGCAAAGATTGAATACAGAACAGGAGATTTCGGAATAGCATTTGAGCAATATGAGGATGCCTTGAAAGTATGTAAAACACCGGAAGATAGAGAAAGTGTGTATGAAAGATTTTGTGATTTATATTATCTTAGAGGCCAGATGAGTAAAGCACTTGAATATTTACACCTGTGGTTTGATGAAAAAGAAAAAATTGATGCACCGCTGCAAGTATTAGCGTATAAACTTTTTCATTTAGACGCTTACATAAAGGCCGGTAAAAAAGAAGATGCCTTACGGATCATTCAAACTATAGAATCGCAGTTGCAGCCGCCTTATGACAAGTTTATATCTCTTGGTTATTTAATTATATACCTTGAGTTAGGAGATACAGTTAAAGCAGAAAAGGCCCTGGATGAATTTGAACAAGCCTACCAGACAGGGAAGTTACCATTTTTATCAATTTACGGGCTTATGGTTTATCGTGGGAGGATTAACGAAATGAAGGGTAAAAATGAAGAAGCAATTCTTAACTATAGGGATGAATTAAAACAAAGACCAACATCAATAGAAGTAAATATCAATATTGGCAGGTGCCACAGGAACCTGAAGCAGCTTAAAAAAGCAGAGGAAGCCCTGAAAAATTGCATTAAAGTATTGCCATTTAAGCCCGAAGCCCAATACGAAATCGCTCTTGTTTATGCAGATATGGGGGACAGGGAAAAAGCATTAGAGCATTTGAAAATTGCCCTGGATATATGGAAAGACGCTGATGCGGTATACAAGCCGGCACAAGAGGCAAAGGAGAAGTTGGTGGAGTGGGGAGGATGA
- the nspC gene encoding carboxynorspermidine decarboxylase: protein MSIDFKKIATPCYVLEESLLRSNLEILKNVQKESGAKIIFALKGFAMLCTFELVKKSLQGVATSSMNETKLGYKDFGGEIHACSPAYLESDFLELMKYCNYITFNSLSQWERFKPEIKANPKRISCGIRINPEYSEIDTPLYDACIKGSRLGVTSDELGNKFLPDGIEGLHFHSHSENDAATLKNTLEVVKKKFSRLLHQAKWLNMGGGQQITREDYDVGLLIKLIRDISKRYNLKVILEPSQAVSWKTGYLVSTILDIVESNGIKTAILDTSIAAHMPDCIEMPYKPMIFAVGNDYANYPQDKKKNKQPYRMGGLSCLAGDYVGNYYFDNPLETGDIVVFEDMIGYTMVKNTTFNGITLPSIGIWTAADDKFKLIHKFGYEDYRSRLS from the coding sequence ATGAGCATCGACTTCAAAAAAATAGCAACACCTTGTTATGTATTGGAAGAAAGCCTTCTTCGCAGTAATCTTGAAATACTAAAAAACGTACAGAAAGAATCAGGTGCAAAAATTATTTTCGCTTTGAAAGGTTTTGCGATGTTATGTACCTTTGAACTCGTAAAAAAGTCCCTGCAAGGGGTTGCTACAAGTTCTATGAATGAAACAAAACTTGGCTATAAAGACTTTGGCGGAGAAATACACGCATGCAGCCCTGCATACCTTGAAAGTGATTTCTTAGAGCTTATGAAATACTGCAATTACATTACCTTTAATTCTTTAAGTCAATGGGAACGGTTCAAGCCGGAAATCAAAGCAAACCCTAAAAGAATTTCCTGCGGCATCAGGATCAACCCGGAATATTCCGAGATAGATACCCCGCTTTATGACGCCTGCATTAAGGGCTCGCGTTTGGGCGTAACCTCAGATGAACTGGGCAACAAATTCCTGCCTGATGGCATTGAAGGATTGCATTTTCACTCTCATAGCGAGAACGATGCAGCAACGCTAAAAAATACGCTCGAAGTGGTTAAAAAAAAATTCAGCCGTTTATTACACCAGGCAAAATGGCTCAATATGGGAGGCGGCCAACAGATCACTCGCGAAGATTATGATGTTGGCCTGCTGATAAAGCTTATTCGTGACATAAGTAAAAGGTATAATTTGAAGGTGATCTTAGAACCCAGCCAGGCCGTATCCTGGAAAACCGGTTACCTGGTCTCTACCATACTTGACATTGTAGAAAGCAATGGCATCAAAACAGCTATCCTGGATACATCTATCGCTGCTCACATGCCTGATTGTATTGAAATGCCTTATAAACCGATGATTTTTGCTGTTGGGAATGACTATGCCAATTACCCGCAAGACAAAAAAAAGAATAAGCAACCTTACCGCATGGGAGGCCTCAGTTGTCTGGCTGGCGACTATGTTGGTAACTATTATTTTGATAACCCCCTGGAAACCGGTGATATTGTTGTATTTGAAGATATGATCGGCTATACGATGGTCAAGAATACTACGTTCAATGGCATAACACTGCCTTCCATCGGCATCTGGACAGCAGCAGATGATAAGTTTAAGCTCATACACAAGTTTGGGTATGAGGATTACAGGAGCAGGCTGTCTTAA
- the ade gene encoding adenine deaminase: MKISGNIVDVLNNNIYYGTIEIANSKIVNITKGNSKFEIRNSKYIIPGFIDAHVHIESSMLVPYEFARLALPHGTVATVSDPHEIGNVLGNQGVDYMLENAKDAPLKFYFGAPSCVPATIFETAGAEINIRGIEKLFENNEIKYLSEMMNFPGVLSKDPLVMAKIKLAKDYGKQVDGHAPGLRGKDAENYIKAGITTDHECFTKEEALEKLKYGMKIIIREGSAAKNFDALIPLLDEHFENIMFCSDDKHPDSLEIGHIDRLVKRAVDSGNDVMKALQCACVNPVKHYGLEVGLLQPGDPADFIEIDNLKDFSVLKTFINGELVAEKGRSFLPQKTASVINNFNTNKKKVTDFLFPVADGHVAHPDIIGASPLQINVIEALDGQLITNKLTANVKIENGNAVSDIENDVLKLAVINRYSDARPAIAFIKNFGFKKGAIASSVAHDSHNVIAVGVDDENICKAVNLVIEQKGGLSVAANDIAAVLPLPIAGLMTNENGYKVSARYTKLDKLAKELGSTLKSPFMTLSFMALLVIPEIKLSDKGLFDGGRFEFMEVFKKLAIDPE, encoded by the coding sequence ATGAAAATATCGGGTAATATAGTTGATGTGCTCAATAATAATATTTATTATGGAACTATAGAAATTGCAAATAGTAAAATAGTAAATATAACGAAAGGAAATTCGAAATTCGAAATTCGAAATTCGAAATACATCATTCCCGGCTTTATTGACGCACATGTCCACATTGAGAGCTCCATGCTTGTTCCGTATGAATTTGCACGGTTGGCCCTGCCCCATGGGACGGTAGCTACGGTTTCTGACCCCCATGAAATTGGTAATGTTTTAGGTAACCAAGGTGTTGATTATATGCTTGAAAATGCAAAAGATGCTCCGTTGAAATTCTATTTTGGAGCGCCTTCTTGTGTTCCTGCTACCATTTTTGAAACGGCAGGAGCAGAAATTAACATTAGGGGTATAGAAAAATTGTTTGAAAATAATGAAATAAAGTATTTAAGCGAGATGATGAATTTTCCGGGGGTTTTGTCTAAAGATCCTTTGGTAATGGCAAAAATAAAATTGGCTAAAGATTATGGGAAACAAGTAGATGGCCATGCCCCCGGTTTAAGGGGAAAAGATGCTGAAAACTATATTAAAGCAGGGATCACGACTGACCATGAGTGTTTTACAAAAGAGGAGGCGCTGGAGAAGCTCAAATACGGGATGAAAATAATCATCAGGGAAGGCTCTGCCGCTAAAAATTTTGATGCGCTTATCCCGCTTTTGGATGAACATTTTGAAAACATCATGTTTTGCAGTGATGATAAGCATCCCGATTCATTGGAAATTGGCCATATAGACAGATTGGTAAAAAGGGCGGTGGATTCAGGAAATGATGTGATGAAGGCGCTCCAATGCGCCTGCGTGAATCCCGTAAAGCATTATGGCCTTGAAGTCGGATTGCTGCAGCCAGGTGATCCTGCTGATTTTATAGAAATTGATAACTTGAAGGATTTCAGTGTTTTAAAAACATTTATCAATGGGGAATTGGTGGCAGAAAAAGGGAGGTCATTTTTACCTCAGAAAACAGCTTCAGTAATTAATAATTTTAATACAAATAAGAAAAAAGTAACTGATTTTTTATTTCCTGTAGCGGACGGACATGTAGCTCATCCCGATATTATCGGGGCCAGTCCACTGCAAATAAATGTAATTGAAGCATTAGATGGCCAATTGATCACCAATAAATTAACTGCGAATGTAAAAATTGAAAATGGCAATGCTGTATCTGATATAGAAAATGATGTATTAAAGCTTGCTGTGATTAATCGTTATAGTGACGCCCGGCCTGCTATTGCATTTATAAAGAATTTTGGCTTTAAAAAAGGAGCCATTGCCTCATCAGTAGCGCATGATTCCCATAATGTTATAGCGGTAGGGGTAGATGACGAAAATATTTGTAAAGCCGTAAATCTGGTCATAGAGCAAAAAGGAGGATTGTCTGTTGCAGCAAATGATATAGCAGCAGTCTTGCCCTTGCCCATTGCAGGATTAATGACCAATGAAAACGGATATAAAGTTTCCGCCCGGTACACAAAATTGGATAAATTGGCTAAAGAGCTTGGCTCTACGCTAAAATCTCCGTTTATGACTTTATCCTTTATGGCGTTGCTTGTGATACCTGAAATAAAGTTGAGTGATAAAGGGTTGTTTGACGGAGGGAGATTTGAGTTTATGGAGGTTTTTAAAAAGTTGGCAATTGATCCCGAGTAA
- a CDS encoding Uma2 family endonuclease, with product METISIQTESANLTEEQFFLLCSENKEIRFERDKHQNIIIMAPTGSLTSSGHSGINAQLWYWNKRTKSGQVFDSSAGFTLPNGAMRAPDAAWIANERWEKIPLEDKKRFAHICPDFVIEVLSETDSLKQQKEKMQEWIENGCRLGWLIDLEHKTTYIYKPGREIIQQTFEDNLKGEDVLPEFVLKLYEII from the coding sequence ATGGAAACAATATCTATACAAACCGAATCCGCTAACCTTACCGAAGAGCAATTCTTTTTGCTTTGTAGTGAGAATAAAGAAATACGCTTTGAGCGGGATAAACATCAAAATATTATTATTATGGCACCAACAGGATCATTGACTTCGAGTGGGCATTCAGGTATTAATGCTCAATTATGGTATTGGAATAAAAGAACAAAATCAGGTCAGGTTTTTGATTCAAGTGCCGGCTTCACACTTCCAAATGGTGCAATGCGCGCACCCGATGCAGCATGGATTGCCAATGAGCGATGGGAAAAAATCCCACTGGAAGACAAAAAACGATTTGCCCATATATGCCCCGACTTTGTGATTGAAGTGTTGTCAGAAACTGATTCCCTAAAACAACAGAAAGAAAAAATGCAGGAATGGATTGAGAACGGCTGTCGTCTGGGATGGCTGATTGACCTGGAACATAAAACAACATATATTTATAAACCCGGCAGAGAAATAATACAACAAACTTTTGAAGATAACCTCAAAGGTGAAGATGTGCTGCCGGAATTTGTGCTCAAACTATACGAAATTATCTGA